From the Oceanivirga salmonicida genome, the window GAAGCATTTGAAAAAGAAACTGGAATCAAAGTTAAAGAAGTTAACATGAAAGAAGCTAACTCTTTAATTAAAAGAATAAAAGAAGAAGGGACTGCAACTGAAGCTGATGTTTTATTAACAGTTGGTTTAGGAGACTTATATAACGCAAAAAAAGCTGGTATATTACAAGAAATAAAAAATGAAACTATACTAAGCAATATTCCTAAACATTTAAGAGATATTAATAACCATTGGGTTTCTATGACATATAGAGCAAGAGTTATAGTATATAATCCTGCTACTGTTAATGTTAATGAATTATCTACTTATGAAGATTTAGCTAATCCTAAATGGAAAGGTAGAATAGTAACTCGTTCTTCATCAAGTGCTTATAATCAAAATTTAATTGCCTTTATGGTAGCCAAAAATGGAGAAAAAGAAACTTTAAAATGGGCAAAAGGATTAGTTTCAAATTTTGCAAGAGATCCTGAAGGTAATGATAGAGCACAAGCAGCTTATGTTATGATGGGAAAAGCAGATATTGCTATAATGAATACTTACTATATGGGTAGAATGTTAACAGATAAGGACCCTATAAAAGTTGAAGCTGCTCATAAATTAAAAATATTCTTCCCTA encodes:
- a CDS encoding Fe(3+) ABC transporter substrate-binding protein — protein: MRKLLFTLLMFSVTNIFAAEFVTVYSSRHYSDVDKILFEAFEKETGIKVKEVNMKEANSLIKRIKEEGTATEADVLLTVGLGDLYNAKKAGILQEIKNETILSNIPKHLRDINNHWVSMTYRARVIVYNPATVNVNELSTYEDLANPKWKGRIVTRSSSSAYNQNLIAFMVAKNGEKETLKWAKGLVSNFARDPEGNDRAQAAYVMMGKADIAIMNTYYMGRMLTDKDPIKVEAAHKLKIFFPNANEGGTHINISGAGLVKNSKNVKNANKFIEFLTSEAAQKILTSKNYEYPANPKIPVNPVIASWGSFKASAIPFEIIGENLEKATKISGDANWK